In the genome of Columba livia isolate bColLiv1 breed racing homer chromosome 1, bColLiv1.pat.W.v2, whole genome shotgun sequence, the window TTTTGGTGAGATGAGACCCAATCCGCATTATGAGTTATTTCTGCATCCTCAGTTCTACAAAGGTCTCGAGACAACTGTTGTCATTTGGTCAGCAAATAGGTGTCTGTGATAAAAGCTTAGTGGTGTGAATGGGGCAGAAGGGAATAGAAGATAGTGGTTGAGGCAGCGATTTTAAATCCcggagagattttttttttcctccctcttttttaGATAAACTGTGGTGATTCAGCTAATCCTGAtgtgggagattttttttttaagtactagAAAAATTTAGGAGCAAGATGTCATTGGCTGCAAAATGTAGCCCTTGATCTCTCTGTGCCTTAGCTTTGCCCtccattggaaaaaaaaaaaaaaaatctatagtGTTTGCCTCCCATGCCTGCATGTTTGTTGGACAACTTTTGGAGTTAGTGGTACTTAGATACAGCCAGGGAGAGGGAGGCGGTGTACCTCATGGCAAGCTGTTGGCTGTATAAGGGGGAAGAAGGGCTAGGAGACAGTCTGCTGGCTGAAgaccctcttcctcctcagaaGGTTCACATAACCACCCAAGGGGACCTCACCAGCCTGTTTTAGTTTGTTTAGAGTTTGGGATTTGTGCAATACCCTGAGGGCTTCTGTATTGCTTTAGTCTATGAAGTGGTGACAGGAGATATCTCTGGGATGTGCTGAAGAGGCACAGAAGAGGATTGTCTGAATACATTGTTGCATGACACTGGTGTCTGTTTTAGGTATTTCTAAAATCTCTCAAGCTTGCAGCATCTGCATTCATTCATGACAGTTGGTGCACAGTCTAAAAATCATAGGTATCTGAGGAGAGAGTTGCAGGAGATACTGTAGGAACAAGGAATTTTCGTCAGTATTTTAATCAAATTCAGAAATGGTTATCAGAACTGTGTTGCACGTGGGATTCTTGAGGCAAAGGCAGTAAACAGCAAGAACTCGTATTGCCTTCAGAGATCTGTTGCAGTCATAGCAtgccatttttaaagaaataaaggaaaatcagtttcaaaagaaaaacacgGGGTCAGGGCTGCTAGTAAGCCACGTGTCTTCTGCATGTTTCCTTCTGTGGTGTAAGGTGTGAATGCTTGGAGAACAGGAAAGGCcaaggtttttttcctgagtaCCTACACTGAGTTCTCTCCACTGCAAACTCTACTTTTTGATGACGGTTCATCTTGTCAAGACTATGACTCTTGACAGCTGGCAAATAACCTGTTCTGTATGGAAGTCCTATTTCTGTTTTAACCTCTGTAAAGCATGGCTAGATGGGTATGAGAAACTACTAGTGCTATACCTTTCCTAAGACTTTTCCTGTACTTCTGGATATTGTGGTGTCACAGGAACTCCTGGTTCTTCCCACTTAAGTTCAGGACTCTGAACTGTACTTCCTGGAAAGGGCAAGAAGCAGAGCCAGGCTCCTTAAAGATGCTGGTAGACTAAACTAAACTCTAAACAGGGTTAGAGTATAATCTCTTCATGCCCATTGCGATTCATTGTCTTGGATACACTGTGAAGGATGAGCAGTAGTACTTTATAATGGGCCATGTTCTGGCTACTGCCTCTCTATTGCAGGTCTTCTGTAGGTTCCTTCTAAGCACCTATACAAAGAGCTGTGAAAAGCAAACCTATTGTCACTAGGCTTATATTTACTTCTGTGAAGTCCACATCTCCATCAGAACCTTTGGGATCCAGGAATAGAAGAAAGATTGTGGGTCGTTAATCTAGAACTTTGCCGTAGTTGTGGAGCCTGATTTCTTGTAAGCTATGAGCAAACAGGCATCAGAAGCTATTTAGTTTCACCTGTTActgcaatgtttttttcttcctgtaggTGTAGAAGGTGGATTTGATATCACGGAGGAAAAGTTTGAGTATGATGAAGAtgtaaaaatagtaattttccCAGAGCATTTGGATATTCCTCGCGATGGGCTGGAGGGACTACCAGACATGGTCAGAGACAGGGTATGTTTGGGTTGGagagctgtgttttctgttggtAAGGAGGAAACACCATTACAGAGAAGGAACTTCTGTCCTGTAAAAGGaatcctgcagagctgctgtgtcgTCTCAGCTTGGAGTAAGCAGGGTTGTTCTCCATTTCTATAGTGCTTTATATTACAGAGCCCTGGCTTGTGGCTGAGGCTCCTGAGTGCTGCCATAGCACAACTGATTTGCTGATCTGAACCTAAATGTGGAGGCTTGGGCCACTGGAAGCGTCTCTCCTTGtgccctcatttttttttttcctgctgttctaATTCCAGATTGCCAGTGCAGTCGAGGCCATCCTGACAGCAGATTCAGCTTCACGGAAGCAGGAGGTGCAGGCATGGGATGGGGAGGTTCGACGTGTATCCAAACACGCTTTTTCCCTGCAACAACTTCAGAATGATGTCCGTATCCCGCCGTGGTGAGCATAGTACTGAAACTAGATGTATCGCTCTGTATGCTGGGCCCACCCCCAGCACCTTCttctcctgtcctgtcctggaCTGCAGCAGCAGATGAGACTTCCTTTGTGAGTCTCTTGAGTGTGACTTGTCATAGTAAATTCAATGGAAGTGACAAACCAAGATACTTCAAGCTGCTTAGTGTTTTGAAGTAAGAGGAATTAGATTGTTTATACTGTGGTCAGTGGGTAGTAATGGAGAGAGCTTAGGAGGTATTATACAACCCAAAGGTTTTCACcttaatctctttttctttattccttgtCAATAGTGGCTGGAAGTGCAGCAAGTGTGACATGAGGGAGAACTTGTGGCTGAACATGACTGATGGAGCCATCCTCTGTGGTCGGCGTTATTTTGATGGCAGTGGTGGCAACAATCATGCAGTCGAGCACTACCGGGAAACTGGCTACCCACTGGCTGTAAAACTGGGAACAATTACTCCTGATGGGGCTGGTGAGAAGGGGGATCCTCTGAGGGTTAAGGGTGCCAGGCACCACTCAGGCTGACTGGAACCTCTGACAAGGAAAGTCAGAGAGAATTTCCAGGTATCAGGCTGGTGTTGCCCATCTTTTGACCTGGAACATGCAGTGTCATCCTATCATGAACTTTCCCACTCTGACCTACTTGTTGTGGCAGGGAAAGAAACAGCTGATAAAACCttgccttcctcttcccctcccttgTAATTTGAGGATTTTAGAATACTTATCCAGGTCGccatcttattttctgtggGGGAATGTTTATCATTTTGTGTCCAAAGCCTGAGCAGAGAGTATGTGGCACAGTACCTCACTTACCTCACTCCAGGCATACACATACCTCTGTACCTTGATCAGTGACAAAGTTGTTTGTCTTGTCACATGTTTCAGAGGAACTTCAATATTCTGTCTGTCGTGCTACTCCCctcagaaatgagaaaaaccTCAACTACTCTGTTTGACAAAACTCCCAGTTCTGAGCACTGTGTTCGATTCATCCAGCAGTGAATTTTAGATCACAGGCCATTATAagtctctccttttcctctgttcctgcaTAGATGTCTACTCCTACGATGAGGATGACATGGTGTTGGATCCCAACCTGGCAGAACACCTTGCTCACTTTGGGATTGACATGCTCAAGATGCAGAAGGTGAGGGGGGTGGCATCCAGAGGGGGAGAGAAGCAAGTCTGAGGTTTCTTAGCTGGATCCTAGCTTTTTGTGATTATGCAGAACCATTCCTGGTCAACAAACCCTGTTTTTTGTCCAGCAGAGAGTTGTCTCATCTGCCTCTCTTCTTTAGTTGCCCTTTTTACCTTTCTTTCCTGTCCCTTGGGTTTATTTCCTTGGAGTTCTGTGTCAATACCATCCACAGGGAAGTTCCCAGGCTCTGAGCTTTGCTCCTTAGATTCAGTATTTGTGTGTGAATTCCATCGCCCTTCACAAGGGATGGTTCAGATGTCTCCCATGTTTCTTATAATTCCTCTTTCTAACCCAGGTACTCAgatatttgaaaacaatttttgtaTCCTCCACCTCTTCTAATTTGATAAACCAGAATGGATTTGAGTCTATGTTTCTCTACAGGATTGCCCTTTTGATACCTCTGATGTTCGCTTGAGTCTTCTTtgagaattttttcctgttcttttcctccttaGACAGACAAGACAATGACAGAACTGGAAATAGACATGAACCAGCGCATTGGGGAGTGGGAGCTCATCCAGGAGTCTGGCGTGCAGCTTAAGCCCCTCTATGGGCCTGGGTACACTGGGATCCGTAACCTGGGCAACAGTTGCTACCTCAACTctgtgatgcaggtgctgttcAGTATCCCAGACTTCCAGAGAAAGTAAGTGAGCTTAGTCACTCCTTTTTATTGGCTTGGGATCCCCTGGGATCAGTATAAAGATCGTCTAGAACTGGGAGCATCTGTTGCAGTGATCAGGCTTAGAACTGTGTCTTTGCTAGATGAACTCACATGTCCTTTAGATGGCTCCGTTTTGCTTTGCAGGTATGtggacaagctggagaagaTATTCCAAAGTGCACCTTCGGACCCCACACAGGACTTCAGCACACAAGTGTACGTAGAGTTTTGGTGAGAGAAGGAAGGCTGAGGCTGCCTGGGTGCGTCCCCGCTGCGCTGCTACAGTGTGCTTTGCTGCAGGTTTCTCCCTCAAGCCTTACTTCTCTGTTTCCATGCCCATCGCCAGAGACACTGATCCTCACTGATCAATAAGGATCTAAGCCAAGAAAGTTCAACTGAATGCCCCACATGGAGAGAACAGAGCACATCTCAGGCTTCATGAGAGGCTCTTGAATGTATTATGTGGGGAATGCAGTACCATCTGTTACCACGAGGGGATTTTTGGTAGGCATATTCTGTCTGTGCAACAGCAAAAAGGTGCTTGCTCTCTGCAGTGGAGGGAGATGactaagaggaaagaaatacacAGACTTGGGCAACTCTGTTCTCAGTGGATAATTTATGTATCCTTAAAGAGGCTTCCTGAAAGAGGTATTTGCGAGCAATAGCAGGAGAATATACAGAAGGAGGAACACAAGATTCATGAGGgtcttgcattttaaatacatgaGTTCTCTGCTGcatctgttttaaaacagcaaagcaggatATGGAGGTTTGCAGTGCAGGAATGGAAGCTGGCATTTGTGGAAAGGAGTTCAGTGATAAGGGAGTGTTCTAAATATGTACAACCTGGGGTGAGATCTTCACTGAGGAGAGGATTAAGTTGAGACAGCTGGAAAGACTTTTGCCTGGGCAAAGGGAGGAACTGGTAGGGTTTGGTTCCAGACAAATGTCAACAGTGATGGAGAGGGACTGGAATGAAGTAGAATAGTAGGAGAGTCTGAGCATAGCAGGAAATCGCTGAAAGTGACTGTTGTCCATTAAGTGCCTCACATTCTTGATCTTTCCCCTGGGAAAATGTGATTAGTCTGCTCATAGCAATGCTATTTCTGGTTCAGACAGATTCACTCTACCCTGTTGTCTCCTGCACAGTCAGTCAGATGTACCGCTATTTTGTCCATATCAGGCTGTCACTCGGTTTGGGTGTTAGGCAGCTGCAGTGTGGTTCAGCACCAGCTACCCTTCTGTGGGGAAAAGGAAGCTTTTCCTTCGTTTGCTCCCCAGTGTGCAAGCAATGGTTGAGATTGGTGCCCAGAAGTTCTAGTAACTCTCAAGTTGATGTGTCTCATGGGCCCAGAGAGCAAATCAAGGTAGGGTGATCTTGGCTGGTACAGCAGAGAGGACTGATCTCTGTGGGATTGACAGTCCATGGTAGCATTAAAGCTGGATGAGTTGATGTACTTCCTGGAGTATGTGGGATTGCAGAGACCATTTTGATGCTAACAGTGACTTCTTCATCATTCCAGAGCCAAACTGGGCCATGGACTGCTTTCTGGGGAGTATTCAAAGCCAGCTTCTGCAGATGGGGAACAACAGCCCGATCAGAAGGTGAGTCTTGGATACGGCATCCTCATGATGTATGTGTTTCATGAGGCATTGTGTATGGGGGATGGAGGGAGAACCCTTTCTGAAGACATGTCCTGGGACTCGTTCCGGGGCCCTGTCACCTGAAGGAAAGCATGGCTAAGAGTAGAGTGCCACATGCCAGGACACACGCTTGGCAAATTATGACCACCTTCCTCTTCTATATTGTTATTTGCAGGGTATGCAGAATGGCATTGCTCCACGCATGTTTAAGTCCCTCATTGGAAAGGGGCACCCAGAATTTTCCACTAACCGACAGCAGGACGCCCAGGAgttctttctgcatttcatcAATATGGTGGAGGTAATAATTGAGTCTATCTGTCAAATTGTGGAAAAGTCcagctttgttttctccccGCAGCAGGGAGTGAGTAGTGGAGATGAGAAGCTGGCCATTgaaacagagggagagagagaacacagggaAATGGGCCAGCTAGCACCTGTGGGAGCAGAGAAGGAGAGGTGCTTGGCCATGTTTTCAGGGCCGATTCCTTGGAGGAATTTCCTTTGGGAATAGCACAACTGGACACGTAAATTATCTTTAGGAGCAGGAATGTCCTGGGTTCCTGGGGTACAGAAGTTAGGTCTAGTTCCTCTTTGCTGTCTTTTCCAGGGGACTGCATACGGAAGTGAATACTCTTTAGCCATGTCCTGTGTGAAACCACCACTActgcagatatttatttctGCCATTCTGATGTTACATCTGTCCTTCtaatctttccttcttcagagGAACTGCCGCAGCTCAGAGAACCCTAATGAGGTCTTCCGTTTTTTGGTGGAGGAGAAGCTGAAGTGCCTGGCcacagaaaaagtgaaatataCCCAGCGTGTGGACTATATTAtgcagctgcctgtgcccaTGGATGCTGCACTGAACAAAGGTCAGTAGCGTGCCAAGGCCAGAACAGTAGCAGACATTATGTTTAGATACCGTACTTCTATTACAGAACTCCTTTAGTGAGAAATGGGCTTCCTAAAGGACTGACTTTGTCACTTCTGAAGCCAGTTTGATCCTTCACCCTCTTTTGGGGGATCGGGCTGATTTCTTTAGAGGTGGTGTGACATGGTGATGTCCCTCTGGCAGCACAAGCTGGGCTGTGATTCAAACAGCAAGACAGGACTGCAGTAGCTGAACCTTACCATCTGGAAGACATTGTCTGCTTTGTGCTCTATTCTTGATGATGTGTTGataggcctgttctgcctctggGTGTAGCTGGCACCAGTTGCTTTGTAGGTACCTAGCTGTGGTCTGTGACtcctctgctttattttctagATGAACTACTGGAGTATGAGGAGAAGAAGcggcaggcagaggaggagaagcagccactgccagagctggtgcGAGCCAAGGTGCCTTTCAGCTCCTGCCTAGAGGCCTATGGAGCtccagagcaggtggatgatTTCTGGAGCACAGCCTTGCAGGCCAAGTCTGTGGCTCTCAAGTGAGTGTGTGTGACTTACCAGCTAGGCTATGACAAACTGGCAATAGCTTTGGTGACTTCTTGTAGTTGCTTGGGGAAGAAGTATTCCCAAAGCTTTTTAGTTCTCCACATCCTGGAGCCATATAACATTGAAGCAGAGCGGGGACCAGTCTGTCAGTGCAGGAGTGTTTGCCCCCGATGGGCAGAACAGCAGTACTAGTGAAGTCCTTACCATCAGATTTCCTTTGCTGAGGGGCTATGAAAATACAGTGATATTCCAGAAAACTAGCAGCTTCTATTCTAAATTCAAGGTGTAGCTTTAAAAACAGTACTGAGAGTATGGCAACACTGGTCTTGCATGGTCTCTAGAATTTCTTAAATCAAGTTCTTAGCTACTAAAGTTTGAGCAAAACACTGAGTCCAACAGTCTCATGAGTTATTTTAAAGAATGCTAAAAATGCTAGTAGCAAGGtttaaaaaacagctttaatttGTCTTGCTGCCTGCAGCACATGTGACTGTGCAAAGGTGTAGTGAGAAGATTACAAACTTAAGTGGCTTTCTGCTGCGATGCTACTGACTGTTCTGCAATGAAGGGGTAGTCCTCAGAGAActggaaatgtttttctaaCAAATATTCTATTATTAATCCGTAGCTACTATAAACAGTCAGTAACATGATCACAATGAAAAGtaacatttcattttgcttttaggTAGTGAGTTGTGTTCAAGCAGTTTGGGAGAATGAGCAGTAAATATATACTGTTACTTAAATTAGTTTTAAGACATGTTGCAATTAGCCCCCAATATTAAGTATCTGTCTGTCTTATTACTGCTTCTCCCTTCACAAACATTCCCCTCTGTTTCATAGATTCCAGACACCCTCTCTCTCAAATTGTATAACTAAGTAATGTTTGACCAAATTCAGTTATCTTAAAAttctctgcttctgctttgtATCCAAAGAAGTGCTCTTGTGCTTGAAAGCTTGTCAGTTCTTGCAGCTGCATCTCTCAGTCTAATAGAATGTTATTTCTTCTACACTCCTTAAGAGTTAGACTTTGAATTAAATACTAAAATCTGAGGAGGCTTGTAAAATACAGGATTGGAAGGTAGAGAGCATGCACTATTTTTCCTCATCCCCCAAGATTTTCTAAGTACTGCATCCCATCTCATTTGGTCAGAGCATCTGCTTTACAAGTGGTTCTGTAGAGAGTTTTAAGCTCAGCATAGGAGAGCTGCACAGATACATGTATTCCCCCATAGGAGATGCCTCCACCGTACTCGCTGATTTCTTGAATCAATTCGGTGCCTTCAATCATTGCTGacaaagtatttaaaagtattttctctttcagaacaACACGATTCGCCTCTTTCCCAGATTATCTAGTGATCCAGATCAAGAAATTCACTTTCGGTCTGGACTGGGTGCCCAAAAAGCTTGGTAAGAAGGCTGAGAAGTAGAGACCGTATAAGTATTGGGTGTCACATGTGGGTATAGCAGTCATTACTACAAAGAGGAAAGTAACTACCCCAAAAGGTGCTGCAGAGTGTAGCTTATTGCATCCCCAGGGACTTACTTTTCTAGATCTCCCAACCAAGTCTTTTGTTTGTGCCCCTGTGGGGAGGCTGAGCAAAACTGTTTTTTGCAGATGTCTCCATTGAAATGCCAGAGGAGCTGGATATCTCtgcactgcagggaacagggctgcaagatggagaagaagaaatgccAGACATCGCACCCCCACTGGTGACACCAGATGAGCCCAAAGGTAGCCTAGGGTTCTATGGCAACGAGGACGACGACTCCTTCTGCTcccctcacttctcctctccaACATGTTAGTgattctcctgctctcttcctGATGCCTGACTCATTTCCTTGCTCTCCTTGTCTTGTCTCCCATGCTAGTGGTTTCCCACTTGCTCAGACTTTCCTAGTCCCTCTGTCCACAAATGTCGCTGCCTCCCTTGCATGCCTGTTATGCAAGGGAGTTATGCAAGGGAGTTTGTTGATTCCTGTTCCGTGGAAGATGGGGAGATGGCATGTCTCTGGCGTTTAgagggggcagagctggggtttATACAAGATTTAACTGgtagaagtattttattttcacagttgCAGATAGGAGGTAGGGTTTGGAGGCGTGGAAAGAGCCAGTGCTTCTGAGTTAATGAGTTGAATCCATtttttctttggggtgtccGTGTGTGAGACTGTGCTTCTGAGGAAGAATGAGAAGAGCAGAGAGACAGAATTTGTGTGAAATGAAGCCAGGAAATGATGGCTTGGGGGGCTGTGTGACACTGCACAAAACGGAGCAGAAAACGCTGGGTGGGAGTGGGTGGCTCTAATCTCTTTcttcccacagcacccatgtTGGATGAGTCAGTGATTATCCAGCTAGTGGAGATGGGCTTTCCCATGGATGCTTGCCGCAAAGCCGTGTATTACACAGGGAACAGTGGGGTTGAGGCTGCCATGAACTGGGTCATGTCACATATGGATGATCCAGGTATGAGGCTACATGGCCACAGTGAAGCTTGTTGCTTCTGGGACATTGTACTTCCTGTCCCACTACCACAGTAGAAAACTGAAGTAGTTTGGCCTGAGACTGTGTCCCTCTTGGAGAGATCTAACTGCTCTGAGCTGTGTTCTGTTTCCTGCTGCAGACTTTGCTAACCCATTAGTTCTCCCTGGATCCAGTGGGCCAGGGTCTACGATTGCCTGCCCAGACCCTCCTTCAGAAGACAGTGTGGCCACCATTGTCTCCATGGGCTTCTCCCGGGACCAAGCTATGAAAGCGCTTAGAGCCACGGTGAGAGGCATAGGTGACATCAGAGTGAAAGGATATTCTCAGGAACAGGCATTCCCAAGTTCACAGTCTTCTTCCTTCCAGAACAACAGTCTGGAGCGTGCTGTGGATTGGATCTTTAGTCACATTGATGACCTTGATGCAGAAGCTGCTATGGATATTTCAGAGGGGCGGTCGGCAGCTGAGTCCATCTCTGAATCTGTTCCCGTGGGTCCTAAAGTGCGTGATGGGCCTGGAAGTGAGTTCCAAGCAGCAGGAATatggattttggggtgcaaaCTCAACATGGCTTTATCCTCCCTAATCCATGCAGTACCAGAGGTTTTAGAAGCAGCAATTGCTGATCTGGTTGTTAAGCTGGaagcagggaggaaaaggagagggatGGCAATGTGGGGCCTGAGACCCTTCGGGCTGGAAACTACCTGGAAACCAGTAAGAGAGAGGCAGAGGAAGTGCTGTCAAGTGAAGGACAGGAAGGCGCTATGCCTCTTTCTCTCAGTTGTTCTAGGAgggttttctgttcttcagactCCCATTGATAAAACAGGATCCAGTCTGTGTGTAGAATCAGTGCAAATGTTCCTGGGTGCAATAGCGAGGGGGAATCCCTACCCTTAACCACCCGGCACCCATGGGCCAAGTGAGCAGTTGGAAGA includes:
- the USP5 gene encoding ubiquitin carboxyl-terminal hydrolase 5 isoform X3, with translation MNTFLGFGKQYVEKHYQKTGQRVYLHLKRTRKLKEEDTNSTAGDPPRKKPTRLAIGVEGGFDITEEKFEYDEDVKIVIFPEHLDIPRDGLEGLPDMVRDRIASAVEAILTADSASRKQEVQAWDGEVRRVSKHAFSLQQLQNDVRIPPCGWKCSKCDMRENLWLNMTDGAILCGRRYFDGSGGNNHAVEHYRETGYPLAVKLGTITPDGADVYSYDEDDMVLDPNLAEHLAHFGIDMLKMQKTDKTMTELEIDMNQRIGEWELIQESGVQLKPLYGPGYTGIRNLGNSCYLNSVMQVLFSIPDFQRKYVDKLEKIFQSAPSDPTQDFSTQVAKLGHGLLSGEYSKPASADGEQQPDQKGMQNGIAPRMFKSLIGKGHPEFSTNRQQDAQEFFLHFINMVERNCRSSENPNEVFRFLVEEKLKCLATEKVKYTQRVDYIMQLPVPMDAALNKDELLEYEEKKRQAEEEKQPLPELVRAKVPFSSCLEAYGAPEQVDDFWSTALQAKSVALKTTRFASFPDYLVIQIKKFTFGLDWVPKKLDVSIEMPEELDISALQGTGLQDGEEEMPDIAPPLVTPDEPKGSLGFYGNEDDDSFCSPHFSSPTSPMLDESVIIQLVEMGFPMDACRKAVYYTGNSGVEAAMNWVMSHMDDPDFANPLVLPGSSGPGSTIACPDPPSEDSVATIVSMGFSRDQAMKALRATNNSLERAVDWIFSHIDDLDAEAAMDISEGRSAAESISESVPVGPKVRDGPGKYQLFAFISHMGTSTMCGHYVCHIKKDGRWVIYNDQKVCASEKPPKDLGYIYFYQRIPS
- the USP5 gene encoding ubiquitin carboxyl-terminal hydrolase 5 isoform X1, translating into MAELSEALLSVLPSIRVPKAGDRVHKDECAFSFDTPESDGGLYICMNTFLGFGKQYVEKHYQKTGQRVYLHLKRTRKLKEEDTNSTAGDPPRKKPTRLAIGVEGGFDITEEKFEYDEDVKIVIFPEHLDIPRDGLEGLPDMVRDRIASAVEAILTADSASRKQEVQAWDGEVRRVSKHAFSLQQLQNDVRIPPCGWKCSKCDMRENLWLNMTDGAILCGRRYFDGSGGNNHAVEHYRETGYPLAVKLGTITPDGADVYSYDEDDMVLDPNLAEHLAHFGIDMLKMQKTDKTMTELEIDMNQRIGEWELIQESGVQLKPLYGPGYTGIRNLGNSCYLNSVMQVLFSIPDFQRKYVDKLEKIFQSAPSDPTQDFSTQVAKLGHGLLSGEYSKPASADGEQQPDQKGMQNGIAPRMFKSLIGKGHPEFSTNRQQDAQEFFLHFINMVERNCRSSENPNEVFRFLVEEKLKCLATEKVKYTQRVDYIMQLPVPMDAALNKDELLEYEEKKRQAEEEKQPLPELVRAKVPFSSCLEAYGAPEQVDDFWSTALQAKSVALKTTRFASFPDYLVIQIKKFTFGLDWVPKKLDVSIEMPEELDISALQGTGLQDGEEEMPDIAPPLVTPDEPKGSLGFYGNEDDDSFCSPHFSSPTSPMLDESVIIQLVEMGFPMDACRKAVYYTGNSGVEAAMNWVMSHMDDPDFANPLVLPGSSGPGSTIACPDPPSEDSVATIVSMGFSRDQAMKALRATNNSLERAVDWIFSHIDDLDAEAAMDISEGRSAAESISESVPVGPKVRDGPGKYQLFAFISHMGTSTMCGHYVCHIKKDGRWVIYNDQKVCASEKPPKDLGYIYFYQRIPS
- the USP5 gene encoding ubiquitin carboxyl-terminal hydrolase 5 isoform X2: MAELSEALLSVLPSIRVPKAGDRVHKDECAFSFDTPESDGGLYICMNTFLGFGKQYVEKHYQKTGQRVYLHLKRTRKLKEEDTNSTAGDPPRKKPTRLAIGVEGGFDITEEKFEYDEDVKIVIFPEHLDIPRDGLEGLPDMVRDRIASAVEAILTADSASRKQEVQAWDGEVRRVSKHAFSLQQLQNDVRIPPCGWKCSKCDMRENLWLNMTDGAILCGRRYFDGSGGNNHAVEHYRETGYPLAVKLGTITPDGADVYSYDEDDMVLDPNLAEHLAHFGIDMLKMQKTDKTMTELEIDMNQRIGEWELIQESGVQLKPLYGPGYTGIRNLGNSCYLNSVMQVLFSIPDFQRKYVDKLEKIFQSAPSDPTQDFSTQVAKLGHGLLSGEYSKPASADGEQQPDQKGMQNGIAPRMFKSLIGKGHPEFSTNRQQDAQEFFLHFINMVERNCRSSENPNEVFRFLVEEKLKCLATEKVKYTQRVDYIMQLPVPMDAALNKDELLEYEEKKRQAEEEKQPLPELVRAKVPFSSCLEAYGAPEQVDDFWSTALQAKSVALKTTRFASFPDYLVIQIKKFTFGLDWVPKKLDVSIEMPEELDISALQGTGLQDGEEEMPDIAPPLVTPDEPKAPMLDESVIIQLVEMGFPMDACRKAVYYTGNSGVEAAMNWVMSHMDDPDFANPLVLPGSSGPGSTIACPDPPSEDSVATIVSMGFSRDQAMKALRATNNSLERAVDWIFSHIDDLDAEAAMDISEGRSAAESISESVPVGPKVRDGPGKYQLFAFISHMGTSTMCGHYVCHIKKDGRWVIYNDQKVCASEKPPKDLGYIYFYQRIPS
- the USP5 gene encoding ubiquitin carboxyl-terminal hydrolase 5 isoform X4, yielding MNTFLGFGKQYVEKHYQKTGQRVYLHLKRTRKLKEEDTNSTAGDPPRKKPTRLAIGVEGGFDITEEKFEYDEDVKIVIFPEHLDIPRDGLEGLPDMVRDRIASAVEAILTADSASRKQEVQAWDGEVRRVSKHAFSLQQLQNDVRIPPCGWKCSKCDMRENLWLNMTDGAILCGRRYFDGSGGNNHAVEHYRETGYPLAVKLGTITPDGADVYSYDEDDMVLDPNLAEHLAHFGIDMLKMQKTDKTMTELEIDMNQRIGEWELIQESGVQLKPLYGPGYTGIRNLGNSCYLNSVMQVLFSIPDFQRKYVDKLEKIFQSAPSDPTQDFSTQVAKLGHGLLSGEYSKPASADGEQQPDQKGMQNGIAPRMFKSLIGKGHPEFSTNRQQDAQEFFLHFINMVERNCRSSENPNEVFRFLVEEKLKCLATEKVKYTQRVDYIMQLPVPMDAALNKDELLEYEEKKRQAEEEKQPLPELVRAKVPFSSCLEAYGAPEQVDDFWSTALQAKSVALKTTRFASFPDYLVIQIKKFTFGLDWVPKKLDVSIEMPEELDISALQGTGLQDGEEEMPDIAPPLVTPDEPKAPMLDESVIIQLVEMGFPMDACRKAVYYTGNSGVEAAMNWVMSHMDDPDFANPLVLPGSSGPGSTIACPDPPSEDSVATIVSMGFSRDQAMKALRATNNSLERAVDWIFSHIDDLDAEAAMDISEGRSAAESISESVPVGPKVRDGPGKYQLFAFISHMGTSTMCGHYVCHIKKDGRWVIYNDQKVCASEKPPKDLGYIYFYQRIPS